The following proteins come from a genomic window of Eubalaena glacialis isolate mEubGla1 chromosome X, mEubGla1.1.hap2.+ XY, whole genome shotgun sequence:
- the DLG3 gene encoding disks large homolog 3 isoform X2, translating to MMNSSMSSGSGSLRTSEKRSLYVRALFDYDRTRDSCLPSQGLSFSYGDILHVINASDDEWWQARLVTPHGESEQIGVIPSKKRVEKKERARLKTVKFHARTGMIESNRSIKTKRKKSFRLSRKFPFYKSKENMAQESSVQEQGVTSNTSDSESSSKGQEDAILSYEPVTRQEIHYARPVIILGPMKDRVNDDLISEFPHKFGSCVPHTTRPRRDNEVDGQDYHFVVSREQMEKDIQDNKFIEAGQFNDNLYGTSIQSVRAVAERGKHCILDVSGNAIKRLQQSQLYPIAIFIKPKSIEALMEMNRRQTYEQANKIYDKAMKLEQEFGEYFTAIVQGDSLEEIYNKIKQIIEDQSGHYIWVPSPEKL from the exons GGCCTTGTTTGATTATGACCGGACTCGGGACAGCTGCCTGCCGAGCCAAGGCCTCAGCTTCTCCTATGGTGACATTCTACATGTCATTAACGCCTCTGATGATGAGTGGTGGCAGGCGAGACTGGTGACCCCCCATGGAGAAAGTGAGCAAATTGGTGTGATCCCCAGTAAGAAGAG ggtggaaaagaaagaaagggctcGATTGAAAACCGTGAAGTTTCATGCCAGGACGGGGATGATTGAGTCTAACAGG TCGATCAAAACGAAACGTAAAAAGAGTTTCCGCCTCTCTCGAAAGTTTCCATTTTACAAGAGCAAAGAAAACATGGCCCAGGAGAGCAGCGTACAGGAAC AGGGAGTGACATCCAACACCAGTGACAGCGAAAGCAGTTCCA AAGGACAAGAGGATGCTATTTTGTCATATGAGCCTGTGACACGGCAAGAAA TTCACTATGCAAGGCCTGTCATCATCCTGGGCCCAATGAAGGACAGAGTCAACGATGACCTGATTTCGGAGTTCCCGCATAAATTTGGATCCTGTGTACCAC ATACTACCCGGCCTCGGCGTGATAATGAAGTGGATGGGCAAGACTACCACTTTGTGGTCTCCCGAGAACAGATGGAGAAGGATATTCAGGACAACAAGTTCATCGAGGCAGGCCAATTCAATGATAATCTCTATGGGACCAGCATCCAGTCAGTGAGGGCAGTTGCAGAGAGG GGCAAGCACTGCATCTTAGATGTTTCTGGCAATGCTATCAAGAGGCTGCAGCAGTCACAACTTTACCCCATTGCCATTTTCATCAAGCCCAAGTCTATTGAAGCGCTTAT GGAAATGAACCGACGGCAGACATATGAACAAGCAAATAAGATCTATGACAAAGCCATGAAACTGGAGCAGGAGTTTGGAGAATACTTCACAG CCATTGTACAGGGTGACTCACTGGAAGAGATTtataacaaaatcaaacaaatcaTTGAGGACCAGTCTGGGCACTACATTTGGGTCCCATCCCCTGAAAAACTCTGA